The following proteins are encoded in a genomic region of Alistipes shahii WAL 8301:
- a CDS encoding DUF3784 domain-containing protein — MNDPLAPLLAGAFVIVCGLLVKRFPMLISGYNTLPKEKRKNVDIDGLSSFMRRHLVIIGGLLILFTTILELTGQQEAFSIILAVYLPVYVIWMVVRAQRYDHNK, encoded by the coding sequence ATGAACGACCCGCTCGCTCCTCTGCTCGCCGGAGCATTTGTAATCGTATGCGGCCTGCTGGTCAAACGGTTCCCGATGCTGATCTCGGGTTACAACACCCTGCCGAAGGAGAAACGCAAAAACGTCGACATCGACGGTCTTTCGTCGTTCATGCGACGACACCTGGTGATAATCGGAGGTTTATTGATTTTATTTACAACAATACTCGAACTGACCGGCCAACAGGAGGCTTTTTCCATAATCCTCGCTGTCTACCTGCCGGTTTACGTGATCTGGATGGTGGTCCGGGCACAGCGCTACGACCACAATAAATAA
- the trmD gene encoding tRNA (guanosine(37)-N1)-methyltransferase TrmD, which translates to MRIDIITSVPELLASPLNESILKRAQDKGLVEIVVHNLHDYAHDRRKTTDDYPFGGEAGMVMKCEPVFELVEKLQSERPYDEIIYTSPDGIRYDQHEANRLSTLENIIILCGHYKGIDHRIREHLVTREISIGDYVLTGGELAACIIADSVVRIIPGAIGDEASALTDSFQDNLLAPPVYTRPAEFRGWRVPDVLLSGNFAEIAKWQDNEAYERTKRLRPDLLNE; encoded by the coding sequence ATGCGCATTGACATCATCACCTCGGTTCCCGAACTCCTGGCCTCGCCGCTCAACGAGTCGATTCTCAAGCGGGCGCAGGACAAAGGGCTGGTCGAAATCGTCGTCCACAACCTGCACGACTACGCCCACGACCGCCGCAAGACCACCGACGACTATCCGTTCGGCGGCGAGGCGGGCATGGTCATGAAGTGCGAACCAGTGTTCGAACTGGTCGAAAAGCTCCAGTCGGAACGGCCGTACGACGAAATCATCTACACCTCGCCCGACGGCATCCGCTACGACCAGCACGAGGCCAACCGCCTATCGACGCTCGAAAACATCATCATTCTCTGCGGCCATTACAAGGGCATCGACCACCGCATCCGCGAGCACCTCGTAACGCGCGAGATCTCGATCGGCGACTACGTGCTGACAGGCGGCGAGCTGGCGGCCTGCATCATCGCCGACTCGGTCGTGCGGATCATCCCCGGGGCCATCGGCGACGAGGCGTCGGCCCTCACGGACTCGTTCCAGGACAACCTGCTGGCTCCCCCGGTCTACACGCGGCCGGCGGAGTTCCGCGGCTGGCGGGTCCCCGACGTGCTGCTGTCGGGCAACTTCGCCGAGATCGCCAAATGGCAGGACAACGAGGCCTACGAACGCACCAAGCGCCTGCGCCCCGACCTGCTCAACGAATAG
- the dtd gene encoding D-aminoacyl-tRNA deacylase, translating to MRLLIQRVKHASVAIGGDVRSRIGAGLLVLLGVGCDDTDEDIEYLAGKLVRLRIFDDEAGVMNLDVVQTDGEILVVSQFTLQASTRKGNRPSYIKAAPEAVSRPLYERFTARVAELLGRGVATGEFGADMQVELVNDGPVTIWMDSKNKE from the coding sequence ATGCGATTGCTCATTCAGCGTGTAAAACACGCTTCCGTCGCTATCGGCGGCGATGTCCGCTCCCGGATCGGGGCGGGACTGCTGGTGCTGCTCGGCGTCGGGTGCGACGACACCGACGAGGACATCGAGTACCTCGCCGGAAAACTCGTGCGGCTGCGTATCTTCGACGATGAAGCCGGGGTGATGAACCTCGACGTGGTGCAGACAGACGGCGAAATTCTGGTCGTGAGCCAGTTCACGTTGCAGGCCTCGACCCGCAAGGGCAACCGGCCGAGTTATATCAAGGCGGCCCCCGAAGCCGTTTCTCGCCCGCTTTACGAACGGTTTACGGCCCGGGTCGCCGAGCTGCTCGGCCGCGGGGTCGCCACGGGCGAATTCGGCGCCGACATGCAGGTCGAGCTGGTCAACGACGGGCCGGTGACGATCTGGATGGATTCAAAAAACAAGGAATAA
- a CDS encoding SIMPL domain-containing protein yields MKRLILLAAVAFFALPAAAQMQEAFPSYIQVNGRAEKEIAPDEFYLQIIINERDSKGKISVESQQRDMIAALKRAGVDVEKQLKMANLSSEFFKKNTSVATAKYQLQLGSSAMVAKVWQALDGLGISNVSILKVSHSKIEQYKAEVRVEAMQNARQSAATLAEAVGQKIGKCFYIYDSNNNVMPVFYDNMAVMRSAKAMGVAEDAAADEPLDFKTIKLQYNVQAKFVLE; encoded by the coding sequence ATGAAACGACTGATTTTATTGGCGGCGGTGGCGTTTTTCGCCCTCCCCGCGGCAGCGCAGATGCAGGAGGCGTTCCCCAGCTACATTCAGGTCAACGGACGTGCCGAAAAGGAGATCGCGCCCGACGAATTCTACTTGCAGATCATCATCAACGAGCGCGACTCGAAGGGCAAGATTTCGGTCGAAAGCCAGCAGCGCGACATGATCGCCGCGCTCAAACGTGCCGGGGTCGATGTCGAGAAACAGCTCAAGATGGCCAACCTGTCGAGCGAGTTCTTCAAGAAAAACACCTCGGTGGCCACGGCCAAATACCAGTTGCAGCTGGGTTCCTCGGCGATGGTCGCCAAGGTGTGGCAGGCGTTGGACGGACTGGGCATCTCGAACGTCTCGATCCTGAAGGTCTCGCACTCGAAAATCGAACAGTATAAGGCCGAAGTGCGCGTCGAGGCGATGCAGAACGCCCGCCAGAGCGCCGCGACGCTGGCCGAAGCCGTCGGGCAGAAGATCGGCAAATGCTTCTACATCTACGATTCGAACAACAACGTGATGCCTGTTTTTTACGACAACATGGCCGTGATGCGCAGCGCCAAGGCGATGGGCGTCGCCGAGGACGCCGCTGCGGACGAACCGCTCGATTTCAAGACCATCAAGTTGCAGTACAACGTGCAGGCGAAGTTCGTGCTCGAATAG
- a CDS encoding M23 family metallopeptidase yields the protein MIRIFLTASFALMFVGAVAQSPTIRTQRNENNSVDFILENKTRPGTLTVFLTLRDLQNCNTASGTFRYETRYTGTRLLSLRPADDTRGVRYGYSYRFFLGPVDKGPDTAFVYRMPTTVRWPVRVSRGVSVYDRFRKEKKGALGLHFEMEKGDTVYAMRRGTVVEVGIPEREPDAPAVSFTSESPDLLVEQPDGTLAWYICLDGDNVLVEVGDEVLPGTPLALAGSYDGERYKVSVQTFWWESNPDPKERERKPFIRKHFFPRFVTEEGVVCVEKGVYRPVETEELVIREMNRKELKKHRGGKKR from the coding sequence ATGATACGAATTTTTCTGACTGCATCGTTCGCCCTGATGTTCGTCGGGGCGGTCGCCCAGTCGCCGACCATCCGCACGCAGCGGAATGAGAATAACTCCGTGGATTTTATCCTGGAGAATAAGACGCGTCCGGGGACGTTGACTGTTTTTCTGACGCTCCGGGATTTGCAGAACTGTAACACCGCTTCGGGGACCTTCAGATACGAGACCCGCTATACCGGGACGCGGCTGCTGTCTCTCCGTCCCGCCGACGATACCCGGGGCGTGAGGTACGGTTATTCATACCGCTTTTTTTTAGGCCCTGTCGATAAGGGGCCCGATACCGCGTTTGTCTACCGCATGCCCACCACTGTTCGCTGGCCGGTGCGTGTGTCGCGCGGCGTGAGCGTTTACGACCGTTTCCGAAAAGAAAAGAAAGGGGCTTTGGGGTTGCATTTCGAAATGGAAAAGGGCGACACGGTCTATGCGATGCGGCGCGGCACGGTCGTGGAGGTCGGCATTCCCGAACGGGAACCCGATGCCCCGGCGGTGAGTTTTACCTCCGAAAGCCCCGATTTGCTGGTCGAGCAGCCCGATGGCACGCTGGCCTGGTATATCTGCCTCGACGGCGACAATGTGCTGGTCGAGGTCGGGGACGAAGTGCTGCCAGGAACGCCGCTGGCGCTGGCCGGGAGCTATGACGGCGAGCGATACAAAGTTTCCGTGCAGACCTTCTGGTGGGAGAGTAATCCGGACCCGAAGGAGCGGGAGCGAAAACCTTTCATCCGCAAGCATTTCTTTCCGCGGTTCGTTACGGAGGAGGGTGTCGTGTGCGTTGAAAAGGGTGTTTACCGACCCGTTGAAACCGAGGAATTGGTAATCCGCGAGATGAACAGGAAGGAGCTCAAGAAACACCGCGGAGGCAAAAAGCGATAG
- the lpxB gene encoding lipid-A-disaccharide synthase, which translates to MKYYLIAGEPSGDLHGANLIRGLQKADPGAEFRFWGGDCMAAAGGAENLRKHYRETSFFGIVQVLKNLGTIRRQMRECQADVAEFAPDVLILVDYPGFNMKMARWAKEHGIRTFYYIAPKVWAWREWRVKAIRRYVGRLFIIFPFERTYFPKHGITPVFEGNPLVDAIEARRTTLPTPEEFRRRNSLDQRPIVALLAGSRRNEIRDNLPLMAALSQKFPERQFVVAGVAWLDRALYEQYTAGSGIRYVCDQTYETLAAAEAAVVTSGTATLETALLGIPEVVVYRTVWWQVWLRPYVLKVPWVSLVNLNLGREAVAEIIQSDFSVDRAERELRAILHGGSKRGKMLADFGELKTIIGGPGASERFAARMVAELHAQKIK; encoded by the coding sequence ATGAAATACTACCTCATCGCCGGGGAGCCTTCGGGCGACCTGCACGGCGCAAACCTGATCCGAGGGCTGCAAAAAGCCGATCCCGGGGCGGAATTCCGCTTCTGGGGCGGGGACTGCATGGCCGCGGCGGGCGGCGCGGAGAATCTGCGCAAACACTACCGGGAGACCTCGTTCTTCGGCATCGTGCAGGTGCTGAAGAACCTCGGGACCATCCGGCGGCAGATGCGGGAGTGTCAGGCCGACGTGGCGGAGTTCGCCCCCGACGTGCTGATTCTGGTGGACTACCCGGGATTCAACATGAAGATGGCCCGCTGGGCCAAAGAGCACGGCATCCGCACCTTCTATTACATCGCCCCGAAGGTCTGGGCGTGGCGCGAATGGCGGGTGAAGGCGATCCGCAGATACGTCGGCCGGCTCTTCATCATCTTCCCCTTCGAGCGGACCTATTTCCCGAAACACGGCATCACGCCCGTTTTCGAGGGCAACCCGCTCGTCGACGCCATCGAGGCCCGGCGGACGACGCTCCCAACGCCCGAGGAGTTCCGCCGCCGCAACTCCCTCGACCAACGCCCGATCGTCGCCCTGCTGGCCGGCAGCCGCCGGAACGAGATCCGCGACAACCTGCCGCTGATGGCCGCGCTGTCGCAAAAATTCCCCGAGCGCCAGTTCGTGGTGGCGGGCGTCGCATGGCTCGACCGGGCGCTTTACGAACAATACACAGCCGGAAGCGGCATCCGCTACGTCTGCGACCAGACCTACGAGACGCTTGCGGCGGCCGAGGCGGCCGTGGTGACGTCGGGCACGGCGACGCTCGAAACGGCCCTGCTGGGCATTCCCGAAGTGGTGGTCTACCGCACGGTGTGGTGGCAGGTCTGGCTGCGGCCCTACGTGCTGAAGGTCCCCTGGGTGTCGCTCGTGAACCTGAACCTGGGGCGCGAGGCCGTCGCCGAGATCATCCAGTCGGATTTCTCGGTCGACCGCGCCGAACGCGAGCTGCGGGCGATCCTGCACGGCGGCAGCAAGCGCGGAAAGATGCTCGCCGACTTCGGCGAACTGAAAACGATCATCGGAGGCCCGGGAGCCAGCGAACGGTTTGCGGCACGGATGGTCGCAGAACTACACGCACAGAAAATAAAATAG
- the rlmD gene encoding 23S rRNA (uracil(1939)-C(5))-methyltransferase RlmD, which yields MARKKANYPLVEGLEITTLAAEGKAMGRWNDVVVFVPLTVPGDVVDVQIRSKRRRFMEGFVVRYVKKSPLRAEAFCEHFGVCGGCKWQNLPYGEQLRFKTDQVRDQLTRIGKIELPEIAPCLGSAETQFYRNKLEFTFADRRWLTREEIESAGDIGDAPAVGFHIPGMFDKVLDIRKCWLQPDPSNGIRMEAKRFCVENGYTFHNARSHEGLMRNMIVRTASTGEVMVIVVFNSDDRPRITALMDHLAAKFPEITSLFYIVNTKFNDSVGDLDPVCYRGKDHIIEEMEELRFKVGPKSFYQTNSAQAYELYKVARDFADLRPGDVLYDLYTGTGTIANFCAARCARVVGVEYVPEAIADAKVNSELNGIENTVFYAGDMKAVLDDGFVAANGRPDVIILDPPRAGVDEPVIEVILRAAPERIVYVSCNPATQARDLQLMDAAYRVEAVQPVDMFPHTHHVENVVKLVRR from the coding sequence ATGGCAAGAAAGAAAGCGAACTATCCCCTCGTCGAGGGGCTTGAAATAACGACCCTCGCGGCCGAGGGCAAGGCCATGGGCCGCTGGAACGACGTGGTGGTCTTCGTTCCGCTGACCGTTCCGGGCGACGTGGTCGACGTGCAGATCCGCTCCAAACGCCGCCGCTTCATGGAGGGCTTCGTGGTCCGCTATGTGAAGAAATCGCCCCTGCGGGCCGAGGCGTTCTGCGAGCATTTCGGCGTCTGCGGCGGCTGCAAGTGGCAGAACCTGCCCTACGGGGAGCAGCTGCGCTTCAAGACCGATCAGGTCCGCGACCAGCTGACGCGCATCGGCAAGATCGAGCTGCCGGAGATCGCGCCCTGCCTCGGCTCGGCCGAGACGCAGTTCTACCGCAACAAACTCGAATTCACCTTCGCCGACCGCCGCTGGCTGACGCGCGAGGAGATCGAGTCGGCGGGCGACATCGGCGACGCGCCGGCCGTGGGATTCCACATCCCGGGGATGTTCGACAAGGTGCTGGACATCCGCAAATGCTGGTTGCAGCCCGACCCGTCGAACGGCATCCGCATGGAGGCCAAGCGGTTCTGCGTGGAGAACGGCTACACGTTCCACAACGCCCGTTCGCACGAGGGGCTGATGCGCAACATGATCGTCCGCACGGCCTCGACGGGCGAGGTGATGGTGATCGTGGTCTTCAACAGCGACGACCGGCCCCGCATCACGGCCCTGATGGACCATCTGGCGGCCAAATTCCCGGAGATCACCTCCCTGTTCTATATCGTCAATACGAAGTTCAACGACTCGGTGGGCGACCTCGACCCGGTCTGCTACCGCGGCAAGGACCATATCATCGAGGAGATGGAGGAACTGCGCTTCAAGGTGGGACCCAAGTCGTTCTACCAGACCAATTCCGCGCAGGCCTACGAACTTTATAAGGTGGCCCGCGACTTTGCCGACCTCCGGCCGGGCGACGTGCTTTACGACCTCTACACCGGGACGGGAACCATCGCCAACTTCTGCGCCGCGCGTTGCGCCCGGGTGGTGGGCGTGGAGTACGTCCCCGAAGCCATCGCCGACGCCAAGGTCAATTCGGAATTGAACGGCATCGAAAATACGGTCTTTTACGCCGGGGACATGAAGGCGGTGCTCGACGACGGATTCGTCGCCGCGAACGGCCGTCCCGACGTGATCATCCTCGACCCGCCGCGCGCGGGCGTCGACGAACCGGTGATCGAAGTCATCCTGCGCGCCGCGCCCGAACGGATCGTCTATGTGAGCTGCAACCCCGCCACGCAGGCCCGCGACCTCCAGCTGATGGACGCCGCCTACCGCGTCGAGGCCGTGCAGCCCGTCGACATGTTTCCCCACACGCACCATGTGGAGAACGTCGTGAAGCTCGTGCGGCGGTAA
- a CDS encoding RluA family pseudouridine synthase, producing the protein MFNPDDILYEDNHLLIVNKRCGDLVQPDPSGESALEDQIKAFIKRRDAKPGEVFLGVVHRIDRPVSGAVVFAKTSKALVRLNEMIREGRIHKVYWALTEATPDPESGELRHYILRDGRTNRSRACDAPKGDAKEARLRYATLGAGTNYTLVEVELLTGRHHQIRAQLSKIGCPIRGDLKYGARRSLPGGGISLHSRRVEFEHPVRREPLSVTAPVPAGDNLWTYFENL; encoded by the coding sequence ATGTTCAACCCGGACGACATTCTCTACGAAGACAACCACCTGCTGATCGTCAACAAACGCTGCGGCGATCTGGTGCAGCCCGACCCGTCGGGCGAGAGCGCCCTCGAGGACCAGATCAAGGCCTTCATCAAACGGCGCGACGCCAAACCCGGCGAGGTGTTCCTCGGCGTGGTGCACCGCATCGACCGCCCGGTGAGCGGAGCCGTCGTTTTCGCCAAGACGTCGAAGGCGCTCGTCCGTCTGAACGAGATGATCCGCGAAGGCCGTATCCATAAGGTCTATTGGGCGCTGACCGAAGCCACGCCCGATCCCGAGAGCGGCGAACTGCGCCATTATATCCTGCGCGACGGCAGGACCAACCGTTCGCGGGCCTGCGACGCCCCGAAGGGCGACGCCAAGGAGGCGCGCCTGCGTTACGCGACGCTCGGGGCGGGGACGAACTACACGCTGGTCGAGGTCGAACTGCTCACGGGGCGTCACCACCAGATCCGCGCCCAGCTCTCGAAGATCGGGTGCCCGATCCGCGGCGACCTGAAATACGGCGCCCGGCGCTCCCTGCCCGGGGGCGGCATCTCGCTCCACTCGCGCCGTGTCGAATTCGAGCATCCGGTGCGTCGCGAGCCGCTCTCGGTCACGGCTCCCGTGCCTGCGGGCGACAACCTGTGGACCTATTTCGAAAACCTCTGA
- a CDS encoding cytidine deaminase → MEKQFCFDYEHYAALSELSEADRRLVAEAERATANAHAPYSNFHVGAAARLRSGKILYGSNFESEVYPAGLCAERSLMFYAQANYADDPIETMAIASNPSERECYPCGQCRQVMVDVERRQGSPMRVLMSGHGTVTAVDSASKLLPFTFIL, encoded by the coding sequence ATGGAAAAGCAGTTTTGTTTCGATTATGAACATTACGCGGCGCTGTCGGAGCTTTCCGAAGCCGACCGCAGGCTGGTCGCCGAGGCCGAACGGGCCACGGCCAATGCGCATGCGCCCTACTCGAATTTCCACGTAGGCGCCGCCGCGCGTCTGCGCAGCGGGAAAATACTCTACGGCAGCAACTTCGAAAGCGAGGTCTATCCCGCGGGACTCTGCGCCGAGCGGTCGCTGATGTTCTACGCCCAGGCCAATTATGCCGACGATCCGATCGAGACGATGGCCATTGCCTCGAACCCCTCGGAGCGCGAATGCTATCCCTGCGGCCAGTGCCGGCAGGTGATGGTCGACGTCGAGCGTCGTCAGGGTTCCCCGATGCGGGTGCTGATGAGCGGCCACGGTACGGTGACGGCGGTCGATTCGGCCTCCAAACTGCTGCCTTTCACCTTTATTCTGTAA
- a CDS encoding alpha/beta hydrolase produces the protein MKRFFALFAALTLFCTGISAQTAACRTETGIAYRDAAGDGYVDSLCRLDICWPADRKGFPTVVWFHGGGLTGGRREIPKALCGKGFAVVGVDYRLAPRVKVADCVADAAAAAAWVVKNIASYGGDPRLIFIAGHSAGGYLTSMIGLDKRWMAPYGIDPDTAFAALIPYSGQVVTHFARRREMGIPDTQVVVDDMAPLNYIRPDCPPILILSGDRGREMLGRYEENAYFWRMMQVAGHPDVEIREFDGFDHGNMPQAGHYVAVRYIRDFVKKLER, from the coding sequence ATGAAACGATTTTTTGCGCTTTTCGCGGCTCTGACCCTGTTCTGCACGGGGATTTCGGCCCAGACGGCCGCCTGCCGGACCGAAACCGGCATCGCCTACCGCGACGCGGCGGGCGACGGCTATGTCGATTCGCTTTGCCGGCTGGACATTTGCTGGCCGGCGGATAGGAAGGGATTTCCGACCGTCGTGTGGTTCCACGGCGGGGGACTGACCGGCGGGCGGCGCGAGATTCCGAAAGCGTTGTGCGGCAAAGGATTCGCCGTGGTGGGCGTGGATTACCGCCTCGCTCCGCGCGTGAAGGTCGCCGACTGCGTGGCGGATGCCGCCGCTGCGGCCGCTTGGGTGGTGAAAAACATTGCTTCCTACGGCGGCGACCCGCGGCTGATCTTCATCGCCGGACATTCGGCGGGCGGTTACCTGACTTCGATGATCGGGCTGGACAAACGCTGGATGGCGCCCTACGGCATCGACCCCGACACGGCGTTCGCGGCGCTGATCCCTTACAGCGGGCAGGTCGTGACCCATTTCGCGCGACGCCGCGAAATGGGGATTCCCGATACGCAGGTGGTCGTGGACGACATGGCGCCGCTGAACTACATACGTCCCGACTGCCCGCCGATCCTGATCCTCTCGGGCGACCGCGGGCGGGAGATGCTGGGCCGCTACGAGGAGAACGCCTATTTCTGGCGCATGATGCAGGTGGCGGGGCATCCCGACGTCGAGATCCGGGAATTCGACGGGTTCGACCACGGCAACATGCCCCAGGCGGGCCATTACGTCGCGGTGCGCTACATCCGCGACTTTGTGAAAAAACTGGAAAGATAA
- a CDS encoding MBL fold metallo-hydrolase, translated as MKIACLQFNPIQENTYVVWDDTKACIVIDAGNSNPREDAALDNFIAEHGLKPVMAVNTHGHFDHTLGVEHLKQRYGIPFALSSKDQFLLDNAATSGSVFGVKIGAMPAADLDLDTLSEVRFGNTALRVIRTPGHTPGHVALYEPDSKSLFTGDTLFRESIGRTDLPGGDYSWIMRSILDSLIPLGEEVHIYPGHGPESTIGHETLYNPFIVEVLNEEINYRN; from the coding sequence ATGAAAATCGCCTGCCTGCAATTCAATCCGATACAGGAAAACACCTACGTCGTCTGGGACGACACCAAAGCGTGCATCGTCATCGACGCCGGAAACAGCAACCCGCGCGAGGACGCCGCGCTGGACAACTTCATCGCCGAGCACGGGCTGAAACCCGTCATGGCGGTCAACACCCACGGCCATTTCGACCACACGCTGGGCGTCGAGCACCTCAAACAGCGCTACGGCATCCCCTTCGCCCTCTCGTCGAAGGACCAGTTCCTGCTGGACAACGCAGCGACGAGCGGTTCGGTCTTCGGCGTGAAGATCGGCGCGATGCCCGCGGCGGACCTCGACCTGGACACCCTGTCCGAAGTGCGTTTCGGCAACACCGCCCTGCGCGTGATCCGCACCCCCGGCCACACCCCCGGCCATGTGGCGCTGTACGAGCCGGATTCGAAATCGCTCTTCACGGGCGACACGCTTTTCCGCGAGTCGATCGGCCGCACCGACCTGCCGGGCGGCGACTATTCGTGGATCATGCGCTCGATCCTCGACTCGCTGATTCCGCTGGGCGAGGAGGTGCACATCTATCCCGGCCACGGTCCCGAGTCGACGATCGGCCACGAAACGCTCTACAACCCCTTCATCGTCGAGGTGCTGAACGAGGAGATCAACTACCGGAACTAA
- a CDS encoding FkbM family methyltransferase, whose product MGKFIHKILYRTLPLEGYLRAVSRLFFLWQRLGIGREAPATEYVYHLPKLVRAGDTCIDIGANLGYYARTISRLAGPAGKVYAVEPVAPIRKVLSRNLRRCANTEILPYALGTESKPIVMANDSARETGYFGTGQNFVNDAGGRADVEFTAQMRRGSELFGKLERLDFIKCDIEGYEVIVMREMRPLLERHRPTVLIETGGENRPQIVALFTGLGYTGYTLDRGREIPLTDDSSKDIIFRPGN is encoded by the coding sequence TTGGGGAAATTCATCCATAAGATTCTCTACCGCACCCTGCCGTTAGAAGGCTACCTGCGCGCCGTGAGCCGGCTGTTCTTCCTCTGGCAGCGGCTGGGCATCGGACGCGAGGCCCCTGCCACGGAGTACGTCTACCACCTGCCGAAGCTGGTCCGCGCGGGCGACACATGCATCGACATCGGCGCCAACCTCGGCTACTACGCCCGCACGATCTCCCGCCTCGCAGGCCCCGCGGGCAAGGTCTACGCCGTGGAACCGGTGGCCCCGATCCGCAAGGTGCTGAGCCGCAACCTCCGCCGCTGCGCCAACACCGAAATACTTCCCTACGCCCTGGGCACGGAATCGAAACCCATCGTGATGGCCAACGACTCGGCGCGCGAGACGGGCTACTTCGGCACGGGGCAGAACTTCGTAAACGACGCCGGCGGCCGAGCCGACGTGGAGTTCACGGCCCAGATGCGCCGCGGCAGCGAACTGTTCGGCAAACTGGAGCGCCTCGACTTCATCAAATGCGACATCGAGGGTTACGAGGTCATCGTGATGCGGGAAATGCGCCCCCTGCTGGAGCGTCACCGCCCCACGGTGCTGATCGAGACGGGCGGCGAAAACCGCCCGCAGATCGTCGCGCTCTTCACCGGACTGGGCTACACGGGTTACACGCTCGACCGCGGACGGGAGATCCCGCTGACGGACGACTCGTCGAAAGACATCATCTTCCGCCCCGGAAACTGA
- a CDS encoding DNA/RNA non-specific endonuclease: protein MKKIFAFLLLGLTVAFASCGDEKTETGTDWFLTPVAEVNGTTVGLSCQTRFGEGVLENTSVGFSYAAVVDNKIGAFADVAGSAVDGTGIAATLTGLQPETSYVVFAYAGLSTGRVQSAGAVFKTGQDDMPDPDPERPAFGTPAASGVTKTEATLSCTFNFEDTADYDVYFRYKPASSGSYDRVNVSTGTGTKTAALTGLTPGTTYEFALCADWDGQTYTSAAATFTTSSDGGGGNTGSAKYSGWPELVPEDKSNSDYYYAYHLCPDYPATGTKARNFSTCYSKSYRCPVWVAAPLHDCYTGDVKRTDAYRNDPDINCTQAGHWSGYTRGHMLGSNERRVTKNVNRDVFYYSNIGPQLQTYFNTGGGQWNTAEDWVDKQWRGLADTCYQVVGTYWENTSKVVDGTTIPTHYYIVLLKAKKSAGNKWVVNCSQGELQSIAIMVRHKTYAKNEVVKAVDFQSKGVFKTVAEIERLTGHTFFPNVPNVPKDTYNPGDWNF from the coding sequence ATGAAGAAAATTTTTGCATTTCTGCTTCTGGGCCTTACCGTGGCCTTCGCCTCCTGCGGGGATGAAAAGACGGAGACCGGAACGGACTGGTTCCTGACGCCTGTGGCCGAGGTCAACGGCACGACGGTCGGATTGAGCTGCCAGACTCGTTTCGGCGAGGGCGTGCTCGAAAACACGAGCGTGGGTTTTTCCTATGCTGCCGTTGTCGACAATAAAATCGGCGCGTTTGCCGATGTGGCGGGTTCCGCGGTTGACGGCACCGGCATTGCCGCCACGCTGACCGGGCTTCAGCCCGAAACGAGCTACGTGGTTTTCGCCTATGCCGGCCTGTCGACCGGACGGGTTCAGAGCGCAGGGGCGGTCTTCAAAACCGGGCAGGACGACATGCCCGACCCCGATCCCGAACGGCCCGCTTTCGGAACTCCTGCGGCGTCGGGCGTGACCAAGACCGAGGCGACGCTGAGCTGTACGTTCAATTTCGAAGATACGGCCGACTACGACGTCTATTTCCGGTATAAGCCGGCTTCGTCGGGCAGCTATGACCGGGTAAACGTTTCGACGGGAACGGGAACCAAGACGGCGGCCCTGACCGGCCTGACGCCCGGCACGACCTATGAATTCGCGCTCTGCGCCGACTGGGACGGGCAGACCTACACCAGCGCCGCGGCGACCTTCACCACCTCGTCGGACGGCGGTGGCGGAAATACGGGTTCGGCCAAGTATTCGGGCTGGCCCGAACTGGTTCCGGAGGACAAGTCGAACAGCGACTATTATTATGCTTATCACCTTTGCCCGGACTATCCGGCGACCGGTACGAAGGCGCGTAATTTCTCGACCTGTTACAGCAAATCGTACCGCTGCCCGGTCTGGGTGGCTGCCCCACTACATGACTGCTATACAGGCGATGTGAAGCGGACAGACGCTTACCGGAATGACCCGGACATCAATTGTACGCAAGCGGGTCATTGGAGCGGCTACACGCGTGGTCACATGCTTGGCTCAAACGAGCGGCGCGTGACGAAGAACGTTAACCGTGACGTTTTCTATTATTCGAATATCGGTCCGCAGCTTCAGACTTATTTCAATACCGGCGGCGGTCAGTGGAATACGGCTGAAGACTGGGTCGACAAGCAATGGCGTGGCTTGGCGGATACTTGCTATCAGGTGGTGGGAACCTATTGGGAGAATACCTCCAAGGTTGTGGATGGTACGACCATTCCGACGCATTACTACATCGTGCTGCTCAAAGCCAAGAAAAGCGCTGGTAATAAGTGGGTGGTAAATTGTTCGCAGGGGGAACTTCAATCCATTGCCATCATGGTTCGGCATAAGACCTACGCTAAAAACGAGGTGGTTAAGGCTGTTGATTTTCAGTCGAAGGGGGTGTTTAAGACTGTTGCGGAGATCGAACGCCTCACGGGGCATACGTTCTTCCCTAATGTGCCCAACGTTCCGAAGGATACCTACAATCCGGGCGACTGGAATTTTTAG